Sequence from the Panthera tigris isolate Pti1 chromosome D3, P.tigris_Pti1_mat1.1, whole genome shotgun sequence genome:
aaagaacgCTAAATCTAGTGAGGAAGTTACTCAGTTAACAAGAATCGGCGAATTCATCCACATATTTGCGTCTCAGTGTTTTCCAAAGACAATTACTCAGATGTAGGGGAAATTGTCAGTCAAGGTTACTGCATAAAATCTATTGAGTTTAAGATTAGTATGGACACTCTGTTGTACTAAGAAGAGTGAGGCCTTGGAAAGTGAATGATGAAAATAGAGATCTTAAGAGCTAGGTTAACGATAGTGAAAACTCTATCTTGCAAATAGACATGCCAAATGCCAAAGTTCGTGAATTAATTAGAATTATGTATTCCCAGTAATTGTTGAAAAACCTAAGCCTAATGTTTCTCTTCTTGGTATTGTGAACCAAATGCTTGGAGAGCTAGAAGATCTCACTGTGAAGTGAGGCAAATAATACTATATTTAGTAACCATTCGTGAACAGATTAAGCCTATTAATGCCTTATATCTTGGACAACATGTCTTAATTTTTCTGGTAAGATGCTGTCCTTATCAATTAGGGATAATAGTCACAGTGCCACAAAAGTAAAATCATGTTACCTCAAATAAAAGCTTATCTGAATGTGTCCAGTGGCAAGTGGAATGAGCATAGGTTTCAGAAGACGTGGACTTGCATTCATGTCATGGCCACCCCACGTATGCCATGTGAATTTCTCAATCCCTCACCGCCTTGTCTGCAAAACTGGGGTAACCCAACCCATCCTGTACGACTTAAACTCTGAATAACGTATGCAGTGCTTGGCATGTACATGGAGCCTGTGATGCAGTCCTTTCCTTTGTGAAGAGATCTCACACGGGAGCATCGGGGGGTCTGTGTGAGGATGCCCATCGCAGCACTGCTGGTGACGACGTGAGGAGGAGGCCGTCTGGGCGTCTGTCACTGGGGAATGGATTGGCAAAATGCAAAGGCACAAAAGCACAGTACTTGCAAGTAACAGATGATGTTTCCAGAGTGACACGGATGAGTCTTAAAAAAGTACTCGGTGAAAAAGAAATTACTTGATATAAGCtcatttatgaaaatgaaaagctacataaagaaacaaatattttttaaggacacATGTAGGTATAAGAATATGCTTTAAACGAATGATAAGTGTTGTCTACGGggatggaggagaaagaaaatgaattgggTTGAAGTCAGTTAGCCAAGAAGAGAATTATGGTCCAATGATGGCTGTGCCAAGAACTGAGGGGTGTGATTACTTCTGCTTTCTATGCTTGTggttgaaaaaagagaaagaaaccaacagATTAGTAATATAAAAGTAGGTGGCTCATACAGGTGGTCTATCAGTATATTCCAGACTCTTTTGGTAGGTGCTCCCATAACTGTAGGGCTACTGTTCACTCTAATATGTAGGCAGGTTTTTAATAATGACAATATGATGATGTAGATGTAAGAAGAATAAATTTACATTCACTTATAAATCTGAAATCTGAAATTTCATTCTAGAATCTGATTCCATTAGCTAACCCCATTTACCGAAACGCAGAAGGCAGTATAAAGAGCATCTGCCTCGGACATGCCTCATTATTGGACCAAAACTGGTTTCATTATTAAGGTAGTGAAATAAAGAGCTTTCAAGCTCTATCCATGTCGCTCtggaataacaacaataatattgttattattagacCAGCTACAGAGAGCTGTATTAAAACTAACTTGAAGAACAGTATCCTGTTAAAGGCACATGCtagtattttcattaaataagatTAGCAAAACCCTTGTGTTCTACCTTTAGAAAAAATTGtccaaagcaaagaaaaatgcagTCCAGGCTTGTTATAATATAACTGCTAGGCTCTATTATACTATCTTGGGTGGTCTGATGATTCGAATACATAGCACTTAGTCCTTAATGATTATTTTAGGACAACCAGTTTTAATTACAGGGATGTGTCATCACCATTTTTGCCATATAAATTTGGTGGGTCGTTATTTTGAAAGTCTACAAGCGACACGTTTCCTTTCAGCTGTCTCTGCCCGAGAAGCGCTGAGCTGTgcaccctcctcccagccccagttCTGAGGCATTCACCTTCAGCTTAGCTTCCTTTGGCTctaaaggcacagagaagtatgTTTTAGTGAGAGGTATGACACGAATGCCTACATCAGTAGCCAACAGAGTCACGCCCCAGAGAACACACTTCCAGTGAGCTCAACTCAGATATGTACTGAAAACAAGGCAGGTTagtaactaaaataaacataCCCGGGTGGAGGCAGTGGACTGGTCACCTGTCATAATAGCCTACAGAATATAGGCCTAGACTTGAATTCTATAAGAGTGCGAAGCTGTAATCTAGAAGAtgagaggaagaagaacaaagtagtTGTAGATCGCTGGGGAACTAAATAAGGGAGAAAGATGCAGCTGTGCTAGAAATGTGTGAATGTGAGGCAGGTGGGCTAATGGGTCCTAGCGGACAAGGGCGTAGGAAGAAAtgcctggggaggctggggtgctTTTTGTTGCAAGTAACAGAAGACTCAAccaaaatgagttaaaaatataaggaaacatCATCCTACATGATGAGAAATCCCAAGGTAGGACAGATCCAGGGTGGATTAATGGTGCATCAGCAAGGACTCAGGTTCCGTCCACCTTTCCTCTCCGACGTCTGGCTTATCCTCTTGGGCTGGCTACATCCCGGTCACACAGTCGCTGCTGTGATAGTAGTCACATGAAGACaaaacaagaggaagaagagggatgTCTTCCTCttgtgagtctctctctctctctctctctctcttttttttatcagAGGGAAGCCTCTTCTAGAAGCCCAGCAATGACCTTTTGTCCTTATTGGCAAGAATCACGGCACCTTCTGAtcgttaaaattttatttgtttccccCCAAACTTGACTGAGCAATAACTGCcgaatataatagtatatatttaaaaggtacaatgtgatgatttcatATTCATAAACACCATGGAATGATTCCCAGGATCACATCCAACCCCTGACACAGttaactttctgtgtgtgtgcgcacgaatgcttaagatctactctcagcaactttcaactAACTATACGATACTGTATTattaactagagtcaccatgctgtacattggaTCCTCAGAATATAACTCAAAGTTGGTACCCAATTAGTCACTGTTGCAGGAGACAGAATTACCTCACTTGGCTTAGGCCAGTCAAGGCTGGCCCCTGGGGTATGGAGATCCTGAAGCCTTCTCTGAAGTGCGTGGTTACATGAAAGTGGATTCATGAAATCTGTGTCCTCTcagcacagaggaagggaaggggaggggaggggcgggaagggaaggggaagggaaggggaaggggaaggggaagggaagggaagggaagggaagggaagggaagggaagggaagggaagggaagggaagggaagggaaggatgagCAGCAGGTAGTTAATGTTTTTACAGTGCTATCTGGGGAGAACTTGAAGGTATCTGGAAAGAGAAAAGTGTTCTCCTGTGAGGCTGTGAAGGTGTGCAGTCTAGTGGTAAAGCAACTTGTTTGGCTGAACTTGTGTAGCTAGAGAATTTCTCTGTACAAATTCCAGGATGAGGAGGATCTTGTAGCATTGACATTAAGAGCACGAAGACCTAATTCCTTCTGTTCTTCTGCCGCAGAacaattacttttaaatgttcacaAATGAGAGTGAGACAGCTTTGAACCACTGGTTGAAAGGAACACTAAATCTTCTATTCATTAGTGATTTCTATTCATTAGTGACTTCTATTCATTAGTATGTAATTTTTCATGAAGCAGTGTGCTCAGACTCATAAATTCATGAAATTTAATAACCGAACTCTATGTGTTACCTGTACTTCCAAGTaatattctgagatttttttccctccatgtgTTCTCAGGTAGTGCTTGGCATAAAATGGATCCTCTCAGCACAGCAAACGTTGACTTTTGCCTTGATGTGTTCAAAGAGCTGAACAGGCACAACGTAGGAGAAAACATCTTCTTTTCACCACTGAGTCTGCTTTATGCTCTAAGTATGGTTCTCCTTGGGGCCAGAGGAAACAGTGCAGGGCAGATGGAGAAGGTATGGAACACAGTAGAGATTTCCACAGACCTTTCACGTGTTCTGTGCACCCATCTGGGTCAGCCAGATACACGCATCTTGATACCAAGGAAATTCTGCCATCTTGTGACTGAAGAAACACATTTGGGAAAATCATATTTCTTAGAATAATGGTTAAATGATGCAATACTTATAGTGCAAATAACACAATAAACGCAACACAGTCTCTTCCTTCCCATTGGTGTTCCCATGCATACCCTTCTGTAGTTTACTTTTGGAGTTCACTTTTTTTCAGTGATTTAAATATGACAGAGAATACATGTGTGATACTATTCTTGCCCTCCAGGATTGCAACCAATAGAAAAACTTAATAACACTTTAAAAGCTCtcaagtgtaaaaaaaataattcattagtACATTTGACGTTCACAACAGCCCTATGTGGTAGGTAGggattattatccctattttgcaCGTGGGGAAACAGAAAGACTAAGAGAAAAGGGGTGACTTTTCTGGTTACAAAGGCTGATACATCGTGATTTttccattatatgtatttttgatcGCTATGGAAAGTCTAGATGAATATCACTTAACAACTCTTTGGATACTTATACATCATATTATTGtttgtcctttatttctttcctccatATTTTGATGCACTTTCATGATTTTCTTGGCTTAAAGTAGATATTGTAAAGGGACACCATGTGATGTTTTACATGACCCTAGAGGGTCACTGTCATAGTGAAGGGCCTGAGAACAgtaggagggggcagaggagcctCATTACTGTCTGGAGACGGACAGACAGTTGTCAGGGAACCTCTCTCTTGATCTCGGTTTCCCTACGTGAATGGGGATAATAGCATCTACTTACGAAGCTCTTACGAGGATTCGGTAAGATATGCCAAAGCTCAGTTCGGTACCCGGAAGATGACATCactaaatgttagctgttatcaTTGGtcattttctgaaatggaaaaacagataaCTTGTAAATATTCACGTTTATAGACTGTATGTTGCTTTTGATATCAATtgactcctctttttccttcctaggTGCTTCACTTTAATCGTATTGCAGAATCCTTAAAACCAGAGTTCAAGGCCTCAGCTAAGGTATGATAGTATCACTACTGAGCTATCAAATGCTCTTCAACATAAGAGCACCAAGGACTAATAGTGCAGGGGTTGAGTGGCAGAGCCTCTCTTTGGCCCCTAAAGGACCCAGCAGCATTGTCTCCATTGGTCAAGTCCTTTAGTCTTCCTGGTAATTGCTACAGCCTATACAgttaacataatgaaaataattacagtATTAAAGTCCCCCAGCTTTTATCATATGTCTTATTGTTATTCTTGCTCAAGCTTTCTGTTCTTTCATGGACTGTGCCGTAAATCTCAACATGGGACTGAGTCTGCCAGCCTCATCTGTGAGGGAGTAGATTTTTGCAGTGGGGTCACTGAGAGAGGACCCATTGCCTTATAGTTAGACCCCAGGAAAACGGGGCCTGATGTTGCCCAGCCCACACTGCCTGGGACTGTGATTCCCACTTCTCTCTAGTAGGAGAATTCCTGTTGACATCAAAATTAGAACTCACACATGATATGGTTATGTGTTTGATTGTGATTGATTcagaaaacacataaatacatacaggTTCAAAAAATACTTGCTTCACAGAACCCAACTTGTTGTGAGGAGATTAAAGCGCGTCCGTAGTTTGGGAAACTTTGCTTCAGGGAATGTGGGTAGACCCCAATAATGTCCTTGAGTGCAGATGCCTCAAAGCCGTAGGTCTAACAGAATTGCTCCTGGGAATGGGTTGGATGGGTGAGTGAGATCAGTTCAGCAAAGGGCTAAAGTGTTTGGTTCCATGGTCACACAGAAAATGGAGACGTTGGAAGGAGCGTGACAGAGATGATTCTATAGGTACAGGGACAGCAGCAAAACTTGGATCGTCACCCTAAAGACCCCACTAGGATCTCTTTATGAAAACTTGTGCTTTTGGATTTAACCATAGGGGCCAACAAGTGCTTGTGTGTTTTGCAATAGCTTACAGTTCTGCACACAACTTGTGACTAAGGTCACAGAGTGCTGAGATTGTTGTGCTGGAGGAAATCTAGAGAAGGAACATGCTTTAAACTCCCCAACTCTTTGCTTGTTAGTATTCCCTACCCTTTTATTCAGAGGCAAACACCTTGCTGTCTGCTTACTGTTTCCACATTATTTATAACCCTCCAATGGCAAGAAATCAAGCAACTTAACACTCCATCCTTTGTTTATTGGTGCCTCAGTGCAGCCAAGCTGGAAGGATTCATTCAGCGTTTGGAGTCTTATTCTCTCAAATTAACCAGCCAGACTCTAACTATACCCTCAGCATGGCCAACAGACTCTACGGGACAAAGGCGATGATGTTCCATCAGGTAAGTCCGTCTGGAATGGTGACCCACAGCTGTCTTGGCATCCTCTAGTTTCAAAGCATAAAATAAGGGAAGAGTGAGAAGAGCCACATGGCATTCATCTGTAAGAGATTAAATTTTGAGCTGACTTAGAGTTTCAGTGAAATGGTTTTATCAAAATCCCATTTAAAGTTGTGAAATATCacataacaattttatttttgcaaaaaccaCCAAAGTTGTCCAAGAAGCAAGGTCAGGGATGAAGCACAAAACAAAGTAGTTAAGAATTCTCTTGTGGATCACGAAAAAGCAAAATACGTTTCTCGCCCCTTCTTCAGAGGTCTTTAATGGCAGAGTACTAAGAATCAATGGGAAGCATACCGGACTGGGAGCCAAGAGATGTGAATTCTGTTCCCTGTGAGACAcatgactttgggaaagtcacctttatctttaaaatgagagaattaGACTTAAATCCCTTTTAGCTTCAAGATTCTAACACTATTTATAACATTTCCCAACAGCAGTGTAATATGTagttttattgagtgtttaccatGTGCCGTTTACTTAATACGTTGTAGGTCTTATCACATTAACTGCTACATAGTCCTAATATAAGTACAAAATTGCCATTAATTCTACAATTGTGAGGCGGATTCTGAAAAGTCAAGTTGACAAAGGTAGCCGAGATAATTAAGTGGCAAAGCCTGAGTGTGACCCCTATCCAAATCTATCTTCCTGTTTTAATTGCTGTGTTATCCTGATGTGATTAAGGTGAAATGCTAGCCTCAGTGACATAGCTTTTATTTGAccagttttatttaaatgctGGCTCGGGGAAGCAGAATGAAGTCCTGAATTTCTAATGTTCTCCTCTAGTCTGGTAATGTAGTCTGTGTCTTAACAGTTGATTGTCAGAATTTTTGCAGCTTGGGGTGGTCCATCCTGGGGTGTGGACCTGTTTTAGAAGTGTTGTTTCCTACTGTCCTAAAAGCTTACAGTGACTCTTTTATGGAGTGCCTGCTGATGTGGTAGGGATTAGCAGTCATGGTCCCTAAAGTTGGAATACTCTCTCTCCCGCCCTGTGTCTTCCCCAAACAGTGATCTGGACATAGGTAGTAGAGAAATGTTGATTTGGGATAATGACGAATGCGTCTGTTCCTAAAATGTGAAGCTCCTCATTAGTGTCGTGCAGATTGTCATGATCTGTATCGTGCATGAGATATTATTATCCCAGGATTCTGTCTGGAAAAACTTTCATCTCATGGATTAAGGACAATCACTTAAGCATGTTCTAGTCACAGTTGGACCAGCTCAGGACAAGAGTCATCCCAAGGCCCAGAGTTTGCTCTTAGCAAGCTTTCCTTTTGTTCTATAATGGTTTTGGCATAAGAGAACCCAGTCAAGCAAATGGCAAGCCACACCCCAGGCAGCCACTTTCATACCTGCCATAtttctaagtcttgtatcatcCTGCTCAGTTCATGGTGGGGCCTTGGGTCCTGCTATGGACATACCATAGAGGTATGTCCCCAAGGTCTCAAGAATGGAACAGCAGGCAGTTTCATTTGAGTCGATGTAGATTTGACTGCTGCCTTGGCAGTGAGGCAGTGGAAAGTTCCCAGTTCTAGAAATCAAGGGCCATGCATGGGTGGTAATCAGTGGTGGGTCCAGAATGTCATATTGGGGCCAGCTTGGGAACTTGGTTAAAAGAGAGGGCTAGGTTCTTTATACTGATTTTGCACACTGTTTTTACTTGGATTACTAGTATAGGTGAGTAAAATAGTGAATTCCTTAAGTtatttttgttcacattttaCGTAAAGTTGAAAAAATGTCAATTATGTCCACCGGAgaatattattaccattttaattatagtGGCTTTTAGGGAGGTTGATACAAATACCACGGGGAGACCAAGCCCTCTGTTAGGCCTCCAACAAGCAAAATGTAATCACTCCGGTCCTGAATCACTTCGTCACTCtagtcctcagttttctcatctagaacGTAGGGCAGTGACTCCCATTTGTCTGTTTGAGAGGACAGAGCAGTGAGAGTAAATTGTAACTTGCCATTTTGCTTTGAGCATTTTAGAACAAAGAATGCCAATGATAGGGCAGAAGAGGCAACCAAACACTTCTGAACATTCCTTTTGGAAAGCTGTTTGATTTGTTTAAATCCATTTGCTTTATTAAGAATAAGTATacatgggggtgtctgggtggctcagtcggttgagcgtcccacttcggctcaggtcatgatctcacggctcgtgagttcgagccccgtgtcaggcttcgtgctgacagctcagaacctggagcctgcttcagattctgtgtccctctctctctctgccccaccgctgcttgtgctctgtctctctctgtctttcagaaatgaataaacataaaaaaaaattaaagaataagtaTACATGGATTCGGCTTCCTTTCAGACATATAAACACGAGCTGCTTTTGTCTCTGTGTTgcgattttattttacttatttttttttttaagtttcattttttttattttgagagagagtgtgcacgagcagaggagggatggagagagagggagagagagaatcccaagcaggctccatgctgtcagctcagagcccaagacttgggggtcaaactcatgaaccatgagatcatgacctgagccaaaatcaagagttggatgcttaaccaactgagccacccaggtacccctctgtgTTGTGATTTTTAGAACACATAGAGCTGTaggcttttgcttcccttctacTATTTTTGTGTTGTGctattgtcctttctttttacAGCAATATCTAAACTGTTCTGAGAAACTGTATCAAACCACGCCGCAAACTGTTGATTTTGAACGGTCTCCAGAAGAAACGAGGAAAACTATTAATGCTTGGGTTGAAAGTAAAACTAATGGTAAGAATAAGTCCCACGGGTGTCTTCAAACTTTAATTGCACTGTTTTGATAAACTCCCTGAGTCAGTGCTAACAAGGAAGCTGGGTGACCTCCAGGACCTAACATAGATCAACAATGGAGGACAAGAAGGGAGTATTTTGGAATATTCTTTACAATCATTTGTCCTGATTGTGAGCTAAGCCAGGTGATTCTGAGAATGAGAAGAACAGTATTTCTACTTTATAGAAGGGTTGTACATTCtgcaattaaatttaattaaattgaaatCCACCTTTCGTGATTTTAAAATCAATCTTGCAGTTGtcaaatacttctttaaaaaatggcagattaaatatttagatttaaagatgtgttcatttcattatttaaaaacatctagttaaggaaatatttaaataaaaaagagagagaataatatAGTGAATCCTTATTTACCTCTCAGCTGCAAGATTTATTACTTAAGGCCAATTCTCTATCTGTACTCTCACTCTTCTCTCACTGCCTCTTCCATGACAAAGCCCAGATATCTTTTTTCAggttgtgtctctcaaaaatataaattatttaaaagaaaataccactGCACCATTATTACATATAGGAAGTTAAAAATAACCGTTTATATTAACAAATATGCAGCGAGTTTTTGTATTCCCCCCAATTGTCTCGCTTTTGTGTGAATCAGGACTCAGGTAACATTTATACATTGCAGTTGGTCAGTATGTTTCTTACGTctggattttaatttaatttaatttaattttattttattttattttattttattttgagagagtgcaagtgggggaagtttgggggagcagagagagagagagagagagagagagagagaatgaatcttaatctccatgctcagtggggtagatgatgtggggcttgatcctaagaccctggggtcatgacctgagctgaaatcaagagtcagacgcttaactgactgggccacccaggtgccccttatcttgatttttaaaataatttttttgactgaaatatatatatatatatgtgtgtgtgtatatgtatgtatatatatatatatatatatatatatatatatttacagaaatatatacagtatatgttTGCTGTTCAATGAATTATCACAAAGCAGAAATTATCACAAAAGCAAATGCCCTCAGGTAACCCCCTTCTACCTTTAGCAggtcagagaaataaaacattagttACTAGGAAGGGCACACTCCAAGGCCACTCTCGTGTTTCCTCCCAGAAACGAACCCACCCTATTGCCAAACATTAAGATTTCTCTGACTCCTTTTACTATATATTagttctgcctatttttaaatttcatgttaacTGGAATCATAAAGCATGTGCTTACAGTTTTTTAAGCTCAACATTTTGTGAGATTCATCCCTGTGACTACATGTTGCATGGTTTGCTCATTTTCATTGATGTCTATCTTTGTTCTCTGAAAATACCTAAATATATTTATCCAGTCTACTGAGTCTTAATGAACACTCGGAACATTTTTAGTTTGGGTCTATTATGAACAGCACTGCTATCAGCATTTTGATTCACTTCTTTTGGTACATATACTGTATGTGATTTTGTTGGATGGATACCTGGAAATGAAATTGCTGACCATATaaggtatgtgtgtatttaattttaatagatacaaaacagttttcttttttttaaatttgttttaacgtttttatttatttttgagacagagagagacagagcatgaacaggggaggagcagagagagagggagacatagaatctgaaacgggctccaggctctgagctgtcagcacagagcccaacggggggctcgaactcacggacggtgagatcatgacctgagccaaagtcggacgctcaaccgactgagccacccaggtgcccccaaaacaattTTCTAAAGTGGTTTACCAATGCACTTGCccaagcaatgaatgagagttttaTTTGTTCCTCAACTTTGCCAACACCTGTGAGTCTTATTAACTTTAGCCATTGTAGTGagtttagttttaatttgcatttcctttttgaaTTATATCATTGAACATTTTTATACACTTCATATCTTCCTTTGTAAAGTGcctgtttaaatattttgtccatACATCAGGatgatttgtctgtttttttttcttacacatttttagGGAATTCTTTGCATATACTGAATATGTATGTTGCAAGTAATTTCTACCATTTTGTATTGtgtcttttccttcccttaaTGGTGCCTTTGATGAATAGAAGTTCTCAATTTCAAAGGAGcaaaatttatcaatcttttcttttatagtcaGTACCTTggcatacttttaaataaatcttttgccTACTCCTacctcatgaaaatatttttatgctgtCTGCTAGAAGCTTTACTGTTTCACTACAGTCAAGATTCATTTAAAAGTTCATTCCACTCCACATGGACATCTACTTCACATACCACTGTTTATTGGGAAAAGGATCCTGTCACCATTACACTCCAACGTACATTTTTTCATAAGCCGGATGATCAtatctgtgagtctgtttctgggttcttcaGTGGGCtccatttgtctatttatttattctcatgaAAATACCACAATTATAGTAGCTTTATAATATGTCTTGATAGCTGGAAGTCTAAGTCCATTGTTGATCCTCTCCAAAGAGCCTTGATTTAACTTGATCTTTTGCAttacacatacattttatttattttcatttgagtatagttgatgcaCGCTGGTAACATTAGTtgcaagtgtacaacatagtgattcagtctatacattatgctgtgttcaccgcAGGTGTAGCTCCATCTGTCCCAACACATCACTATTACAGTATCCCTGACTATGTTTCTTAGGCTGTGGTTTTTGTTCCCTTGACTtactcattctataactggaagccagtatctccctttcctcttcacccattctggccaacccccaaccccctcccctctggcaattactactttgttctttgtatttataggtctgattctgctctttgtttattcatttttttaagtttacttatttattttgagaaagagagagagagagagcgagcacaagcaagcaagggaggggcagagagagaggtagagagagaatcccaaacagctccacactgtcagtg
This genomic interval carries:
- the SERPINB11 gene encoding serpin B11 isoform X4, with translation MEAWGETVAASSPQSPGSAWHKMDPLSTANVDFCLDVFKELNRHNVGENIFFSPLSLLYALSMVLLGARGNSAGQMEKVLHFNRIAESLKPEFKASAKCSQAGRIHSAFGVLFSQINQPDSNYTLSMANRLYGTKAMMFHQQYLNCSEKLYQTTPQTVDFERSPEETRKTINAWVESKTNGKVTNLFGKGTIDPSCVMVLVNAVYFKGQWQNKFQERETIKTPFLLSGGKSVLVEMMYQTGTYKLAFIKEPRMQILELPYVNHKLSMIVLLPAGTASLEQIEKQLNMKTFYEWTSSANMIERSRMEWQK